Below is a genomic region from Actinomadura sp. NAK00032.
CGGGGACGTCCGCCTCCTCGGTGACGTTGCGGACGCGCGGCTGGGCGAGCAGCTCCTTGACGACGGCGCGCAGCCGCTCGTTCTCCCCGTCCCGCGCCAGGCCGGGGACGGTCGGCGCCGACCAGTCGCCGAGGAACACCAGTGGAAGGCCGGCCTTCGTCAGCTTCAGCATGGTGCGGGCGGTGCCGAGCGGCAGCGTGCACTCCTTGCCGGAGAACCGGTCGCCCTCGACGAACAGCACCTTGTAGGCGGGGCCGTCGGGGGCGAGCCGCCCGCCGGACACGGTCGCGGACGGGAGGTCGAGCAGCGGCGCGCTGACGAGCTGGTGCGTCCAGCCCAGCGGGACGCCGTCCTTGGTGAACCATCCGGCCCCGATGCCGGTCTTGGTGTAGCCCTTCTGCCGGAACACCGCGACGTCGATGCGGCTCTTGCCTGCCTGCATCGTCTGGTGGATGCGCGACATGTACCCGGAGATGTCGGGGACGTGCCGCCAGGTCGGCTGGCGCGGCCCCCACGACTCGGAGAATCCGACGCCTCCGTTGTAGGGGGTGAACCCGGCGAACCCCGGCCAGGCCGCACCCGGCGCGGTCGCGTAGGAGAAGCCGTGCAGGACGGTCTGGTTCAGCCCGGCCGCGTAGGCGCCGCCCATGGTGCGCAGGAGCTTGTCCCAGGTGGTGTTGTAGGCGCCGCCCTGGTAGGCCCCTGCCTCGCAGGAGAGGATCGTCCGTCCGCCCATGTCCCGGCCCCCGGCGAGAGCCCGGTAGTCGTCGAGGTTCTTGAACCCGAGCGACTCGCCTTCGGGGACGTCCAGGATCGCGGCGGTGTGGATCGCGTCCGTCTCCAGCCCGTACGGCTGTGCCCGGTACTGCAGGCCGATCGAGTGCGCCCACTTGGCGAGCGCCTCGAAGTGGTACTCGTTGAACAGGTCGGAGACCGTCAGCCAGAAGTCGTGCCGCACGTGGGACGTGGTCGCCGCGTCGTAGGCGAACATGGTGTTCTCCTTGAGGCGGACGATGACCGGCAGGTACGGCATCAGGTCGTAGCCGCGCCGCCGCCGGAACTCGGCGGGCAGGTCCGGCGTCCAGTTGAGCGCGTGCGTCTCCAGCTCGATCGAGTCCTCGAACAGCGTGCCGCCCGCCCGCTTGATCAGCTTGCGGATGTCGCGGGTGAGCAGCCGCGCCTCCCAGAACGCGGTGACGGCGCGGGTGCCGGCCCGGCTGAAGTGGTCGACGACGCAGGCGTCCGGCGCCGAGTGCGGGCCGGACTCGGGGCGCTGCCCGCTGCCGCGCCGCCAGTAGGCGAACAGGAGCCAGTCGCCGCCGGCCGGGGCCGTCCAGGTGATCCGCTCCCCCGCGGCCCGCGCGGTCAGGTCGGTGAAGGACGCCGGGTCGAGGCCGGTCTCCTTGCGGGTGGCGTTCGCCGGGTCGGTCCTGACGGCGTGGACGGCGACGAGGTGCCGCTTCGTCACGCCGTCCTCCGGCGCGGCGACCGGTTCGGGGAGCGGGCCGTCGTGGGTGCCGCCGCCCGCGACGGCGACCGTCCCGTAGGCGAGCTCCTGCACGGCGGCCTCGTCGTCCGGCGTGATCGTCGGGACGGCGGCGGGCCAGGCGGGGCCGATCGTGAGGTCCACGGTGATGCCGCGCCGGGCCGCCTGGTCGAGGGCGGCCTCGACGCCGGCGTTCCAGGCCGGGGTGCCCCAGCCGTGGCCCGCCGGGTCCAGCACGGACTTGTCGCGGATGCTGTGGTGCACGGCGACGATCTCCGCGCCGCCGAACCCGGCGGCGGCGATCTGGTCGATCTCGCGCCGGATCTCGGCGGGGTCGACCAGCCCGT
It encodes:
- a CDS encoding glycosyl hydrolase yields the protein MNDRNGQGISRRRALQLGTAAAVAAGAAPVLGGAPAAQAAPRPAAGPGAAGFARPGAAVRPRFRWWWPDGLVDPAEIRREIDQIAAAGFGGAEIVAVHHSIRDKSVLDPAGHGWGTPAWNAGVEAALDQAARRGITVDLTIGPAWPAAVPTITPDDEAAVQELAYGTVAVAGGGTHDGPLPEPVAAPEDGVTKRHLVAVHAVRTDPANATRKETGLDPASFTDLTARAAGERITWTAPAGGDWLLFAYWRRGSGQRPESGPHSAPDACVVDHFSRAGTRAVTAFWEARLLTRDIRKLIKRAGGTLFEDSIELETHALNWTPDLPAEFRRRRGYDLMPYLPVIVRLKENTMFAYDAATTSHVRHDFWLTVSDLFNEYHFEALAKWAHSIGLQYRAQPYGLETDAIHTAAILDVPEGESLGFKNLDDYRALAGGRDMGGRTILSCEAGAYQGGAYNTTWDKLLRTMGGAYAAGLNQTVLHGFSYATAPGAAWPGFAGFTPYNGGVGFSESWGPRQPTWRHVPDISGYMSRIHQTMQAGKSRIDVAVFRQKGYTKTGIGAGWFTKDGVPLGWTHQLVSAPLLDLPSATVSGGRLAPDGPAYKVLFVEGDRFSGKECTLPLGTARTMLKLTKAGLPLVFLGDWSAPTVPGLARDGENERLRAVVKELLAQPRVRNVTEEADVPAALDDLGLRPTVSYAQASTLLTAHRWDGHTDYFYLCNGKHAETVKPPVAAIDHEITLTRSDPKAVPYRLDLWTGETERIAVYREDGDAVTLRVALQPSEATVIMLARGGHAPSATASEAELRVDGQRLVARATAAGTYATTLPGGRTVRTAIGAVPAPVALTSWRLRVEDTTPDGVKHHDLALDALKPWPDIPELADVSGIGTYTATVTWSGGSGAVLDLGEVFDTCRVTVNGRRLPPVSVLVPAVDVGPHLRRGANTIEVEVATTLNNRLRVADPGVYGGASRQRYGLIGPVRLVPYGEAVVRAR